The Edaphobacter sp. 12200R-103 genome contains a region encoding:
- a CDS encoding UDP-N-acetylmuramoyl-L-alanyl-D-glutamate--2,6-diaminopimelate ligase: MNWNEVLREIETVKSAEAAALVDGVQYDSRRVGSGDLFVAMRGGTADGNQFIDRAIAQGATAVLTDSSEEYDRLRREHAETGVALVQHGRRAMAEASSAVFGHPEQHLALSGVTGTNGKTTTAFLLEAMLRSIGRRCVLIGTIETHIAGEVRESPHTTPESRDVLELFAEGVKAGATEAVMEMSSHALEQERVWGLPVDVAIFTNLTQDHLDYHGTMENYFAAKAQLFQGVGTPPPRVAVVNVDDPYGKRIAEAADRSQLIRYGLDPGADYSAEEISMRAGETRFRLQTPHGAVDIRSLLTGRVNIYNLLAAAASAHARGLTLEQIAAAAESGAQVRGRFEVVPSKSGFTVVVDYAHTDDALRNLIVLARELVRECGGRVITLFGCGGDRDRTKRPRMGRAAGEGSDLVVLTSDNPRGEDPMAIIAEALAGVQETGKQCIVEEDRARAIETAIHSAREGDIVLLAGKGHEKVQVLRSGPVPFDDVAVAARVLKGME, translated from the coding sequence ATGAACTGGAATGAGGTTCTTCGGGAGATCGAAACCGTAAAGTCTGCTGAAGCGGCCGCACTTGTTGACGGTGTGCAGTATGACTCCCGCCGTGTAGGTTCCGGCGATCTATTTGTTGCGATGCGCGGAGGAACTGCCGATGGCAACCAGTTCATCGACAGGGCTATCGCACAGGGTGCAACGGCTGTATTGACGGATTCTTCCGAAGAATACGACAGACTGCGCCGCGAACATGCGGAGACAGGCGTCGCACTGGTGCAACATGGCCGGCGGGCCATGGCTGAGGCGAGTTCAGCGGTCTTTGGACATCCCGAGCAGCATCTTGCATTGAGCGGAGTGACCGGGACCAATGGCAAGACCACAACGGCGTTCCTGCTGGAAGCGATGCTCAGAAGTATCGGGAGGAGATGCGTTCTGATCGGGACGATCGAGACGCACATCGCAGGAGAAGTGCGTGAGTCGCCCCACACCACGCCGGAGTCTCGGGATGTTCTGGAGTTATTTGCCGAAGGGGTGAAGGCAGGCGCGACCGAGGCGGTAATGGAGATGTCCAGCCATGCTCTCGAGCAGGAGCGCGTCTGGGGTCTTCCCGTGGACGTAGCGATCTTTACGAATCTGACGCAGGATCATCTGGATTACCACGGGACCATGGAGAATTATTTCGCAGCGAAGGCGCAGCTCTTTCAGGGGGTGGGAACACCTCCTCCCCGTGTCGCCGTTGTGAACGTGGACGATCCCTACGGAAAGAGGATCGCGGAGGCTGCCGACCGTTCGCAGCTGATCCGCTATGGTCTCGATCCCGGAGCGGATTATTCCGCGGAAGAGATCAGCATGAGAGCCGGCGAGACTCGCTTTCGGCTCCAGACGCCGCATGGTGCCGTGGATATCAGGTCGCTGCTGACTGGAAGGGTGAATATCTACAACCTGCTGGCGGCTGCGGCCAGTGCGCATGCACGTGGGTTGACGCTCGAGCAGATTGCGGCCGCTGCGGAGAGCGGCGCCCAGGTACGGGGCAGGTTCGAGGTTGTTCCTTCAAAGAGTGGCTTCACCGTAGTCGTGGATTACGCCCACACCGATGATGCACTGCGAAATCTGATTGTTTTGGCTCGCGAACTGGTGCGCGAATGCGGAGGGCGCGTGATTACATTGTTTGGCTGCGGCGGCGACCGCGATCGCACCAAGCGCCCACGGATGGGCCGCGCCGCAGGCGAGGGAAGCGATCTGGTCGTGCTGACCAGCGACAATCCCCGCGGCGAAGATCCGATGGCCATCATCGCCGAGGCGCTTGCAGGCGTTCAGGAGACGGGAAAGCAGTGCATTGTGGAAGAAGATCGCGCACGAGCCATCGAGACGGCGATTCATTCTGCCCGCGAAGGAGACATCGTGCTGCTTGCTGGCAAAGGACACGAGAAGGTGCAGGTACTTCGGAGCGGACCTGTCCCCTTCGATGACGTGGCTGTCGCTGCCCGCGTACTGAAAGGAATGGAATGA
- the murF gene encoding UDP-N-acetylmuramoyl-tripeptide--D-alanyl-D-alanine ligase, whose amino-acid sequence MRLTLGQIAEWIRAEGRFDGDVEAQGYSIDSRTIGAGELFFAVKGERLDGHDYVVAALAAGAAAAVVSKAWVVPAEIDETKLLRVADGEDGVLKALQRLAREVRCHWGGRVIGVTGSAGKTTTKEAVAQVLAARYRVLKSAGNLNNAFGVPLQLLRLEPEHEVAVIEMGMNHAGEIAALARIAEPDWAVVSNVAPVHIEFFPDGLAGIARAKYELVEALPADGIAFLNADDPFVRDFGRGMADRAVLYGLTEGAQVRAENLRELGVDGVLFDVLADRQRAQVHLKLLGRHNVLNALAALAAGVWSGIPLVECAAAIAGLQPADKRGEILNWQGATLINDSYNSNPRALDAMVDALMSMPGQRHIVVAGEMLELGTEAEVLHAECGQKMAEKGVSAIVGVRGHAAALVTAATAAGANASFVVTPEDAGRWMRANLEPGDVVLLKASRGVRLEKALEELLN is encoded by the coding sequence ATGAGACTGACACTGGGCCAGATTGCCGAATGGATTCGCGCGGAAGGCAGATTTGACGGAGACGTGGAGGCGCAGGGCTACTCGATCGACTCGCGCACCATCGGGGCCGGGGAACTCTTCTTTGCCGTAAAGGGAGAACGCCTTGACGGACACGATTATGTTGTTGCCGCTCTTGCCGCGGGCGCCGCTGCCGCTGTCGTCAGCAAAGCATGGGTGGTACCCGCGGAGATCGATGAGACAAAGCTACTGCGCGTTGCCGACGGCGAAGACGGTGTCCTGAAGGCGCTACAACGGTTGGCCCGGGAGGTGCGTTGTCACTGGGGTGGGCGCGTCATCGGTGTGACCGGTTCAGCCGGAAAGACGACGACGAAGGAGGCCGTCGCGCAGGTTCTCGCTGCACGGTATCGCGTGCTCAAATCGGCTGGAAACCTGAACAACGCCTTCGGTGTACCGCTGCAGTTGCTGCGGCTTGAGCCGGAACACGAGGTTGCCGTCATCGAGATGGGGATGAATCATGCGGGCGAGATCGCTGCGCTGGCGCGCATTGCGGAGCCGGACTGGGCCGTCGTCTCCAACGTTGCGCCCGTCCACATTGAATTCTTTCCTGATGGACTGGCAGGAATTGCGCGGGCCAAATATGAGCTAGTGGAGGCGCTTCCCGCAGATGGCATCGCGTTCCTCAACGCGGATGATCCCTTCGTGCGCGACTTCGGTCGCGGCATGGCAGATCGTGCTGTCCTCTATGGTCTGACGGAGGGCGCGCAGGTTCGCGCCGAGAATCTGCGTGAGCTTGGGGTTGACGGTGTTCTCTTCGATGTGCTGGCCGATCGTCAGCGAGCCCAGGTGCATCTTAAGCTACTTGGCCGTCATAACGTGTTGAACGCGCTCGCCGCCCTTGCTGCAGGGGTGTGGAGTGGAATCCCGCTGGTTGAATGCGCAGCTGCTATTGCCGGCCTGCAGCCAGCAGACAAGAGGGGCGAGATCCTCAACTGGCAAGGTGCAACCTTGATTAACGACTCGTACAACTCGAACCCGCGTGCTCTGGACGCCATGGTCGATGCGCTGATGTCGATGCCGGGGCAGCGTCACATCGTCGTGGCTGGGGAGATGCTGGAGCTCGGAACCGAAGCGGAGGTTCTCCACGCCGAATGCGGGCAGAAGATGGCGGAAAAAGGTGTCAGCGCGATCGTCGGTGTGCGCGGCCATGCAGCGGCGCTGGTCACGGCCGCCACTGCTGCGGGAGCAAACGCCAGCTTTGTGGTCACCCCGGAGGATGCCGGGCGGTGGATGCGTGCCAATCTGGAGCCCGGTGACGTGGTTCTCCTGAAGGCCTCACGCGGAGTGCGACTGGAAAAGGCTCTGGAGGAGCTACTGAATTGA
- the murD gene encoding UDP-N-acetylmuramoyl-L-alanine--D-glutamate ligase — MELKNKRVLVVGLGKSGIAAALFLRQQGARVTVSDARSATALAGEIPALLEAGIMVESGGHGLLTFRRQDLIVISPGVPLDTPEVKQVIGFGVPVIGELELASRFLKGRILAITGSNGKTTTTTLVGKILDESGVPSLVGGNIGTPVINLIPESTDQTVNVLEVSSFQLETIQQFRPWIAVVLNITPDHLDRHGSFETYAAMKARITENQQTGDFLVLNAEDKPTQMVAAKTKAQIFWFSPRRPIKQGTFVYGDAIVFVPREGAKAEPIMPVAEIPLKGAHNVENVLAAICAARLAGAPAEKIRSAVANFKAVEHRLEFVHTVEGVDYFNDSKATNVDAAMKAVAAFPGGIHLILGGKDKDSDYTTLSPLLRERVKAVYTIGSAAEKIERQLQGVVKMVGAGTIDVAVHEAAKAALPGDVVLLAPACSSFDQFENYEHRGRTFRRIVQELDQ; from the coding sequence ATGGAACTAAAGAATAAGCGCGTGCTCGTCGTCGGTCTGGGAAAGTCGGGAATCGCCGCTGCACTGTTTCTGCGGCAACAGGGAGCGCGCGTCACCGTGAGCGATGCCCGCAGTGCGACGGCGCTTGCCGGTGAGATTCCTGCCCTTCTCGAGGCCGGGATTATGGTCGAGAGCGGCGGACATGGCCTATTGACCTTTCGAAGGCAGGATCTCATCGTCATCTCGCCGGGAGTCCCGCTCGACACGCCCGAAGTCAAGCAGGTCATCGGCTTCGGTGTCCCTGTCATCGGCGAACTTGAACTCGCCAGCCGTTTCCTGAAGGGGCGGATTCTGGCGATCACGGGCTCCAACGGCAAGACAACGACAACCACGCTAGTAGGAAAGATCCTGGACGAGAGTGGAGTGCCGTCCCTAGTGGGCGGAAATATCGGGACGCCAGTCATTAACTTAATTCCGGAGAGCACCGACCAGACCGTCAACGTTCTCGAAGTCTCAAGCTTTCAGTTGGAGACGATCCAGCAATTCCGTCCCTGGATCGCGGTCGTGCTCAATATCACTCCCGATCATCTCGACCGCCACGGCAGCTTCGAAACCTATGCGGCGATGAAAGCCCGCATCACGGAGAACCAGCAGACGGGAGATTTTCTCGTCCTGAACGCGGAAGACAAACCCACCCAGATGGTCGCGGCGAAGACAAAGGCACAGATCTTCTGGTTCAGCCCGCGTCGGCCCATCAAGCAGGGCACGTTTGTGTACGGCGATGCCATCGTCTTCGTTCCCCGTGAAGGAGCAAAGGCCGAACCCATCATGCCAGTCGCGGAGATTCCTCTGAAGGGCGCCCACAACGTCGAGAATGTGCTGGCGGCTATCTGCGCCGCGCGTCTTGCGGGGGCTCCGGCAGAGAAGATTCGCAGCGCGGTTGCCAACTTTAAGGCGGTCGAGCATCGTCTGGAGTTCGTTCACACGGTCGAGGGGGTCGATTACTTCAACGACTCCAAGGCGACCAATGTAGATGCAGCCATGAAGGCGGTTGCCGCATTTCCCGGCGGCATTCATCTGATCCTGGGGGGCAAGGACAAGGACTCGGACTACACCACGCTCAGTCCTTTGCTTCGGGAACGGGTCAAGGCTGTTTATACGATTGGTTCTGCTGCGGAAAAGATTGAGCGGCAGCTCCAGGGAGTCGTGAAGATGGTGGGAGCAGGAACGATCGATGTGGCTGTGCATGAGGCCGCAAAGGCAGCGCTTCCCGGCGATGTTGTCCTTCTGGCTCCGGCGTGCTCGAGCTTCGATCAGTTTGAAAATTACGAGCACCGCGGACGGACCTTTCGCAGGATCGTTCAGGAGCTGGATCAGTAG
- the ftsW gene encoding putative lipid II flippase FtsW yields the protein MAKRVGVDKWLFGVVLLLVLFGLVTVFSASAVMAKSAFGTPYYFMLRQAMWAISGLVALALLMQVDYRRYNNPKFVFTVVGITMVLLMGVFAMRDSHNTHRWFRFGFASFQPSELAKPALVLFLAYFLQTRIHKMDDWKGTVLRAALPPLVFVALILKEPDLGTAMVCAAVTALMLYLAGMQVKYLGIGLLCSAPVLYYMLFRVPWRRARMLAFVNPEADPRGTGFHILQSLIAVGTGGIRGLGLMEGRQKLFYLPEPHTDFIFANICEELGLIGALLVITLFIILGYRGMRAAFLSTDPFARFLAFGITSTVLIQAFFNMSVVVALVPTKGITLPFISFGGTSLFVMLASMGVLLNVTREID from the coding sequence ATGGCGAAGAGAGTAGGCGTCGACAAATGGCTCTTCGGAGTGGTGCTGCTGCTGGTGCTTTTCGGGCTGGTGACTGTTTTTTCGGCTTCGGCAGTGATGGCCAAGTCGGCCTTCGGGACGCCGTACTACTTCATGCTGCGGCAGGCCATGTGGGCCATCTCCGGGCTGGTCGCCCTCGCGCTGCTGATGCAGGTGGACTACCGCCGCTATAACAATCCCAAGTTTGTCTTCACCGTGGTGGGAATCACCATGGTGCTGTTGATGGGGGTCTTCGCCATGCGGGACTCCCATAACACGCATCGCTGGTTCCGCTTTGGTTTTGCCAGCTTCCAGCCGTCGGAGCTCGCGAAGCCCGCGCTGGTGCTCTTTCTGGCGTACTTCCTGCAGACCCGCATCCACAAGATGGATGACTGGAAGGGCACGGTGCTTCGTGCGGCGCTGCCTCCTTTGGTCTTCGTGGCGCTCATCCTGAAGGAGCCGGATCTCGGCACCGCGATGGTGTGCGCTGCCGTAACCGCACTGATGCTTTATCTCGCAGGCATGCAGGTCAAGTATCTGGGGATCGGCCTGCTTTGTTCCGCGCCTGTGCTTTATTACATGCTCTTTCGCGTCCCGTGGCGCAGGGCCCGTATGCTGGCTTTTGTGAACCCTGAGGCCGATCCTCGCGGGACGGGTTTCCACATTCTGCAGTCGCTGATCGCGGTCGGGACGGGCGGCATTCGCGGGTTGGGCCTGATGGAAGGACGGCAGAAGCTCTTTTATCTTCCGGAGCCGCATACAGACTTCATCTTTGCCAACATCTGCGAGGAACTGGGGCTGATCGGAGCGCTGCTGGTGATCACGCTCTTTATCATTCTGGGCTATCGCGGCATGCGCGCGGCTTTTCTTTCAACCGATCCGTTTGCGCGCTTCCTCGCCTTTGGTATCACCTCGACCGTGTTGATCCAGGCCTTTTTCAATATGAGCGTTGTGGTGGCTCTCGTTCCCACGAAGGGAATCACGCTGCCGTTTATCTCTTTCGGCGGCACATCGCTCTTTGTGATGCTGGCCAGCATGGGAGTCCTGCTGAACGTCACCCGAGAGATCGACTGA
- a CDS encoding cell division protein FtsL, which yields MATSAMAGQQIEMMGAARPHRRTQSVAERNRSLLEAQRKARRGPTPEVFFAKHIDNTRLVKADDPERRREMRQFTVAMSMLFLLVMVYVWQHFMAIEIGYRVEAQRQQVEQLREQNHQLRLSEAQLTDPERIDKLAKQLGLDAPQPGQVIRPDGSNASAEGPVWAEVKTPAIVAR from the coding sequence ATGGCGACTTCGGCGATGGCAGGACAGCAGATAGAGATGATGGGCGCGGCACGGCCGCATCGTCGTACGCAGTCTGTCGCAGAGCGCAACCGCTCGCTGTTGGAGGCACAGCGGAAGGCCCGCCGCGGACCGACTCCTGAGGTGTTCTTCGCCAAGCACATCGACAACACCCGTCTGGTCAAGGCCGACGATCCGGAGCGCCGCCGCGAGATGCGGCAGTTTACCGTCGCCATGAGCATGCTCTTCCTTCTGGTGATGGTTTATGTTTGGCAGCATTTTATGGCCATCGAAATCGGCTACAGGGTAGAAGCGCAGAGGCAACAGGTGGAGCAGTTGCGCGAGCAGAATCATCAGCTTCGGCTGAGCGAGGCTCAGCTTACCGATCCGGAGCGGATCGACAAGCTGGCCAAGCAGCTCGGATTGGATGCCCCGCAGCCCGGCCAGGTGATTCGTCCTGATGGAAGCAACGCAAGCGCAGAAGGCCCGGTCTGGGCTGAGGTGAAGACGCCCGCAATCGTAGCACGGTAA
- the rsmH gene encoding 16S rRNA (cytosine(1402)-N(4))-methyltransferase RsmH, with translation MSRPQHVPVLLDEVMTYLNVRPGGIYVDATLGLAGHSSEIARRLGPKGTLIGFDRDPEAMKLARERLDALREELGAEMPEIRLVPKAFSQAASEIEPGSLDGLLADFGVSSMQLDEAHRGFSFRSEGPLDMRMDTRTGETAEQVVNQEDENELANLIYEFGEERRSRRIARAIVRARPITTTAQLARVVAAAAPAMKGDKIHPATRTFQALRIRVNDELGEIRTLLESAPSLLKPGGRLVLISFHSLEDRLVKDAFREAARNGVYEVLTKKPVVAGEEEEIRNPRSRSAKLRAAVKL, from the coding sequence ATGAGCAGACCGCAGCATGTGCCGGTTCTTTTAGATGAGGTAATGACCTACTTGAATGTGCGCCCGGGCGGCATCTATGTGGATGCCACGCTGGGACTCGCCGGGCACTCCTCGGAGATTGCGAGGAGGCTGGGGCCGAAGGGGACGCTGATTGGATTCGATCGTGACCCGGAGGCGATGAAGCTGGCCCGCGAGCGGCTGGATGCGCTTCGCGAGGAGCTTGGAGCGGAGATGCCGGAGATTCGGCTGGTGCCGAAGGCCTTCTCCCAGGCGGCCAGCGAGATCGAGCCCGGAAGCCTGGACGGTCTGCTTGCAGACTTCGGAGTAAGCAGCATGCAGCTGGATGAGGCGCACAGAGGATTCAGTTTTCGGTCGGAAGGCCCCCTGGATATGCGGATGGATACGCGCACGGGGGAGACGGCCGAGCAAGTGGTAAATCAGGAAGACGAAAACGAGCTCGCCAACCTGATTTACGAATTCGGAGAGGAAAGGAGGTCGCGGAGAATCGCCAGAGCCATTGTGAGGGCCCGGCCGATTACGACGACAGCACAACTGGCGAGAGTCGTAGCGGCTGCGGCCCCAGCAATGAAGGGTGACAAGATTCATCCCGCGACACGAACCTTTCAGGCGCTTCGGATTCGAGTGAACGACGAGCTGGGGGAGATCAGGACGCTGCTGGAGAGCGCGCCATCTCTGCTGAAGCCGGGAGGAAGGCTGGTATTGATCAGCTTCCACTCGCTGGAGGACAGGCTTGTGAAGGATGCGTTCCGCGAAGCGGCACGCAATGGAGTGTACGAGGTTTTGACGAAGAAGCCGGTGGTAGCCGGCGAAGAAGAAGAGATCAGGAACCCGCGGTCAAGAAGCGCAAAGCTGCGGGCGGCAGTAAAACTTTGA
- the mraY gene encoding phospho-N-acetylmuramoyl-pentapeptide-transferase has protein sequence MLYWLLYQKLFPYFRLFRIFRYVTFRTVFASLTALLIALLIGPYVIERLREFQIGQYIREEGPQSHQKKSGTPTMGGVLICISILVPTLLWSDLSNPFVWLVMLSTLAFAAIGFADDYIKVVHRRNLGLTARAKLSLQLLVSAAVAIALLVLQSHGNYTTRLIFPFFKRFRPDMVWHSLGHIPHLEWLAFVPFVIFVMIVIAGASNAVNLTDGLDGLAIGCTIIAAGALTVLTYVSGHVVFSDYLELQRMPMVSELTIFCGAMVGASIGFLWYNAHPAEIFMGDVGSLALGGAIGTVAVAIKQELLLPFIGGVFILEALSVMLQVGSYKLRNGKRIFKMAPLHHHFELLGWSESKVIARFWILALIFALLALTTLKLR, from the coding sequence TTGCTCTACTGGCTGCTGTACCAAAAGCTCTTTCCATACTTTCGCCTGTTCCGCATCTTTCGTTATGTAACGTTCCGTACGGTCTTCGCAAGCCTTACGGCGCTGCTGATCGCGTTGCTGATCGGCCCGTATGTCATTGAACGGCTGCGCGAGTTCCAAATCGGTCAGTACATCCGCGAAGAAGGCCCTCAGTCGCACCAGAAGAAGAGCGGAACCCCTACCATGGGTGGCGTTCTTATCTGTATCTCGATCCTGGTCCCCACGCTGCTCTGGTCGGATCTGTCCAACCCGTTTGTGTGGCTGGTCATGCTTTCGACGCTTGCGTTTGCAGCCATCGGTTTTGCTGACGATTACATCAAGGTGGTGCATCGCCGTAATCTCGGTTTGACCGCGCGCGCCAAGCTCAGCCTGCAACTGCTGGTCAGTGCTGCCGTCGCAATCGCCCTGCTTGTGCTGCAGTCGCACGGAAACTATACGACCCGCCTGATCTTTCCATTCTTCAAGCGCTTCCGTCCTGACATGGTATGGCATAGCCTGGGGCATATTCCGCACCTGGAATGGCTGGCCTTTGTTCCGTTCGTCATCTTCGTGATGATCGTCATCGCCGGAGCCAGCAACGCCGTCAACCTGACCGACGGCCTGGACGGCCTGGCGATCGGATGCACCATCATCGCGGCGGGCGCGCTTACCGTGCTGACCTACGTCAGCGGGCATGTCGTCTTCTCCGACTACCTTGAGCTGCAGCGCATGCCCATGGTCAGTGAGCTGACGATCTTCTGCGGAGCGATGGTCGGAGCCAGTATCGGCTTCCTCTGGTACAACGCGCATCCGGCGGAGATTTTTATGGGCGACGTCGGCAGCCTCGCGCTCGGCGGTGCTATCGGGACCGTCGCGGTAGCCATCAAGCAGGAGCTTCTGCTGCCGTTTATCGGCGGCGTCTTCATCCTCGAAGCCCTGAGCGTGATGCTGCAGGTCGGCAGCTACAAGCTGCGCAACGGCAAACGCATCTTCAAGATGGCTCCCCTACATCATCACTTTGAGCTTCTTGGGTGGTCCGAATCGAAGGTGATCGCACGGTTCTGGATTCTTGCTCTTATCTTCGCGCTGCTGGCACTGACCACGTTGAAGTTGCGATGA
- a CDS encoding division/cell wall cluster transcriptional repressor MraZ — MFRGNHPTRVDEKGRLKLPAEFKRRVDELYGPQFYITSKDGKRAEVYPLKEWEKIEEKLAAIPSMNPAKKKFLDVTNYYGQMAEMDAQGRLLLPQILRESAKVVGDVVVLGSQTFLEVVNHDSFKAELEAQPMSEADMTALADFGL; from the coding sequence ATGTTCCGGGGAAATCACCCAACACGCGTGGACGAGAAAGGCCGGCTGAAGCTGCCGGCTGAGTTCAAGCGCAGGGTGGACGAGCTTTACGGTCCCCAGTTCTACATCACGAGCAAGGACGGGAAGCGGGCAGAGGTGTATCCGCTGAAGGAGTGGGAAAAGATCGAGGAGAAGCTGGCCGCGATCCCTTCCATGAACCCGGCAAAGAAGAAGTTTCTGGACGTAACGAACTACTACGGCCAGATGGCAGAGATGGACGCGCAGGGACGACTGTTGTTGCCTCAGATCCTGCGGGAGTCGGCAAAGGTTGTGGGAGACGTTGTGGTTCTGGGTTCGCAGACGTTTCTTGAGGTCGTCAACCATGACTCGTTCAAGGCCGAGCTGGAGGCTCAGCCGATGAGCGAAGCCGATATGACGGCGCTGGCAGATTTTGGTTTGTAA
- a CDS encoding penicillin-binding protein, with translation MNKAPRQTLTAPIRRIRFVNVALIFIFWTAAITVRLVWLQVVRHSDFVERAARQQQRTFEVAPRRGVLYDRNLKELAMTVLVDSIYAVPSELGENRGSTADILAKIVHTDPLDNFTTKKQMLARFTASRNFAWVARRVDNETAKRVRELNLKGVYFQKEFKRFYPNNDLAAQVLGYVGVDDTGLSGLEREFDDEMHGVPGHMMTAVDAKRHVLGSKESQPLPGENLVLSIDANIQYMAERALDAQMEKMKAAHGTVVVQDPHTGQILALAISPRFNPNDRHHIDSSVLQNLAVSDVYEPGSTFKLVTYAAALDAAGVQPTDIVDCQFGAMTMFGRTLHDDHSDRFGKVTVQYALEHSSDVGAAKMALKLGNQKFYDYMRAFGFGERSGIELPSETRGLLRNPRKWDATSILSLAIGQEVGVTPVQLVTMVSTIANGGVYMPPHILLQSTDEVRGDPRLKPIAFRPSNQLPNPLPDGAHRVIKELTSAKMRMMMQGIVTTGTGKKAQLNGYSSAGKTGTAQKIDPATHTYSHTKLVASFAGFAPVSNPAISIAVVIDTPTVGTRYGGETSAPVFQEVAQEVLEYLGVPHDQPLRTKKQMIEATKEVAKESPIENGANLNEMFADINNLPADDPLRATQNSTAPATPDVDDKTASTSRKGSEAAEGKSLLGASPRMLAALRSDSAEDASAPNISAAPHVAAAVQVRPDGGVVVDATHRVAVPSFQGSSLRSVVEKADSLGLRVQPVGSGLAKDQAPAPGTMVPVGTEVVVKFAR, from the coding sequence ATGAACAAGGCGCCACGGCAGACACTGACCGCTCCTATCCGGAGAATACGGTTCGTCAACGTGGCGCTTATCTTTATTTTCTGGACGGCGGCCATTACGGTCAGGCTGGTCTGGCTGCAGGTGGTTCGTCACAGCGACTTTGTGGAGAGGGCAGCGCGCCAGCAGCAGCGCACCTTTGAGGTTGCTCCCCGGCGCGGCGTTTTGTATGACCGCAATCTGAAAGAGCTGGCAATGACGGTGCTGGTCGACAGCATCTACGCCGTTCCCAGCGAACTGGGCGAGAATCGTGGCTCAACCGCCGATATCCTCGCAAAGATCGTCCACACAGACCCCTTGGACAACTTCACTACGAAGAAGCAGATGCTCGCGCGTTTTACTGCGTCGCGCAACTTCGCATGGGTAGCGCGCCGGGTGGATAACGAGACGGCCAAGCGAGTACGCGAACTGAACCTGAAGGGCGTCTACTTTCAGAAGGAGTTCAAACGCTTTTATCCCAACAACGATCTGGCTGCGCAGGTGCTGGGCTATGTCGGGGTGGACGATACCGGACTGAGTGGACTCGAGCGCGAGTTCGATGACGAGATGCACGGTGTTCCGGGGCACATGATGACCGCGGTCGATGCCAAGCGCCACGTCCTCGGCAGCAAAGAGAGCCAGCCGTTGCCTGGGGAGAATCTGGTGCTCTCCATCGATGCCAACATTCAGTACATGGCCGAGCGCGCACTCGATGCCCAGATGGAAAAGATGAAGGCGGCGCATGGAACCGTGGTCGTGCAGGATCCGCACACGGGGCAGATTCTCGCGCTCGCCATTTCGCCTCGCTTCAATCCGAACGACAGGCATCATATCGATTCCAGTGTGCTCCAGAACCTGGCGGTGAGCGATGTCTACGAACCCGGGTCAACCTTCAAGCTGGTGACCTATGCAGCGGCGCTCGATGCAGCCGGCGTTCAACCCACCGATATCGTCGATTGCCAGTTTGGCGCGATGACGATGTTTGGCCGTACGCTGCATGACGATCATTCGGATCGTTTCGGTAAGGTGACGGTGCAGTATGCACTTGAACATTCAAGCGACGTCGGTGCAGCCAAGATGGCCCTCAAGCTGGGGAACCAGAAGTTCTACGACTACATGCGCGCCTTCGGCTTTGGTGAGCGCAGCGGAATCGAGCTGCCCAGCGAGACGCGCGGCCTTTTGCGGAACCCCAGGAAATGGGATGCAACCAGCATTCTTTCGCTGGCCATCGGGCAGGAGGTCGGCGTAACTCCGGTTCAGCTGGTCACAATGGTAAGCACGATCGCGAATGGTGGCGTCTATATGCCTCCGCATATCCTGCTGCAGTCCACCGACGAAGTGAGGGGCGATCCGCGGCTGAAGCCAATTGCCTTCCGGCCTTCGAACCAGCTTCCAAACCCTCTGCCGGATGGAGCGCACCGGGTTATCAAGGAGCTGACTTCGGCAAAGATGCGCATGATGATGCAAGGCATCGTCACCACGGGAACAGGAAAGAAAGCGCAGCTTAACGGCTACAGCTCAGCAGGTAAGACGGGAACGGCGCAGAAGATCGATCCGGCGACGCACACCTACTCCCACACCAAGCTGGTGGCCAGCTTCGCCGGGTTTGCCCCGGTCAGCAACCCTGCAATCTCGATCGCTGTGGTCATCGATACGCCGACGGTAGGAACGCGCTATGGCGGTGAGACCAGCGCGCCCGTCTTCCAGGAGGTTGCCCAGGAGGTCCTTGAATATCTGGGCGTTCCCCACGATCAGCCTCTCAGGACCAAAAAACAGATGATTGAGGCGACCAAGGAGGTTGCGAAGGAGTCGCCGATTGAGAACGGCGCGAACCTCAATGAGATGTTCGCAGACATCAACAATCTGCCTGCCGACGATCCTCTTCGCGCCACACAGAACAGCACCGCGCCTGCGACACCGGATGTCGATGACAAAACGGCTTCGACATCGCGAAAAGGCAGTGAGGCGGCAGAAGGCAAGTCGTTGCTTGGTGCTTCGCCCCGGATGTTGGCGGCTCTTCGCTCTGACTCTGCCGAGGATGCGTCTGCTCCGAACATCAGCGCAGCCCCACACGTCGCTGCTGCGGTGCAGGTTCGTCCGGACGGAGGGGTGGTCGTCGATGCAACCCATCGCGTAGCTGTTCCTTCGTTTCAAGGCTCTTCTCTGCGTAGCGTTGTTGAAAAAGCAGACAGTCTTGGGCTAAGAGTTCAGCCCGTCGGCAGTGGTCTTGCAAAAGATCAGGCTCCGGCGCCGGGAACCATGGTTCCTGTCGGCACCGAAGTCGTTGTCAAATTCGCCCGCTGA